The Melospiza georgiana isolate bMelGeo1 chromosome 26, bMelGeo1.pri, whole genome shotgun sequence genome window below encodes:
- the MICOS13 gene encoding MICOS complex subunit MIC13, with product MAARLLPAAKFLVKGGLAGAAVYVAYDQGLLGSGIEGAEALKKAQETLPPAIQEWTDYLGWELPATPKIDFSLSASWNKGVHTVMGALSAAPSRACEYTVEGWKYVKDLMK from the exons atggCCGCCCGGCTGCTGCCCGCTGCCAA GTTTCTGGTCAAAGGaggcctggctggagctgctgtgtaCGTGGCATACgaccaggggctgctgggcagtGGCATAGAAGGTGCTGAAGCCCTGAAAAAAGCTCAAGAAACGCTGCCTCCAGCTATCCAAGAGTGGACAGATTACCTGGGCTGGGAG CTCCCAGCCACTCCAAAAATTGacttttccctctctgcttcctGGAATAAAG gGGTGCACACAGTCATGGGTGCCTtgtctgcagctcccagcagggcctgtgAGTACACAGTGGAAGGCTGGAAATATGTGAAGGATCTCATGAAATGA